The Sphingobacterium bambusae genome includes a window with the following:
- a CDS encoding Do family serine endopeptidase yields the protein MKKIGVSLLTAFVGGAVAIGGYKIFENKQLEKMTFEDQQKVYFANNPGAEILSSTGNPDFTQAAAAVSPGVVHIKVTMSVRNSQRGGGSGSPFDMFEEFFGMPQQRRSQPRQAMASGSGVLVSPDGYIVTNNHVVEDADKIEVQLTDQRTLEAKVIGRDPDFDLALVKVNAKDLPFVKFGDSDNVRIGEWVLAVGYPLSLQSTVTAGIVSAKGRQIGILGDQGQGQGSPYGYGQPQESIARTAVESFIQTDAVINKGNSGGALVNAQGELIGINAAIASPTGVYAGYGFAIPVNLVKKIVNDFKKFGAVQRGYVGVNFREMDETARKELNVDDVNGLYVADLVKDGAAAAAGIKKGDIITKVEGNTIFSSSDLQERVARLSPGDKLRLTYKREGKEKEVTVTLKAQEAKKSAEEIENSKSATEIFNKLGASFTPANDAQKKKFGANSGVVITQVHRGGMFEYFGVEKGLIVTHVNGKPVNNVDDVESALAATKRNIVRITGVSEGGTVEFNFPVEY from the coding sequence ATGAAGAAGATAGGAGTAAGTTTATTAACAGCCTTCGTCGGAGGTGCGGTGGCTATCGGAGGGTATAAGATCTTCGAGAATAAACAGTTGGAGAAAATGACCTTCGAAGATCAGCAAAAGGTTTATTTTGCAAATAATCCGGGCGCAGAAATTTTGTCATCTACCGGGAATCCGGATTTTACGCAGGCAGCGGCGGCAGTATCGCCGGGTGTTGTGCATATTAAGGTCACGATGTCGGTTCGTAACTCGCAGCGTGGCGGGGGTAGCGGATCACCATTCGATATGTTTGAGGAATTTTTTGGGATGCCTCAACAGCGTAGGTCGCAACCACGCCAAGCTATGGCATCCGGTTCGGGCGTTTTGGTGTCTCCTGATGGTTATATCGTCACGAATAATCACGTGGTGGAAGACGCTGACAAGATTGAGGTGCAGCTGACGGATCAGCGTACGTTGGAAGCCAAAGTTATCGGTCGCGATCCAGATTTTGACTTGGCATTAGTGAAAGTAAATGCGAAGGATTTGCCCTTCGTGAAGTTTGGAGACTCGGACAACGTACGTATCGGTGAGTGGGTATTAGCTGTTGGCTATCCCTTGAGTTTACAATCAACCGTTACGGCAGGTATCGTAAGTGCAAAAGGACGTCAGATTGGTATTTTGGGTGATCAAGGACAGGGACAGGGATCTCCTTATGGCTATGGACAGCCGCAAGAGTCTATTGCACGAACAGCCGTCGAATCATTTATCCAAACGGATGCGGTAATTAACAAGGGAAATAGTGGTGGTGCGCTTGTTAACGCACAAGGAGAACTAATCGGAATCAATGCGGCTATCGCTTCACCTACGGGTGTGTATGCAGGCTACGGATTTGCCATCCCGGTAAATCTGGTGAAGAAGATTGTTAACGACTTCAAGAAGTTTGGTGCGGTGCAACGCGGTTACGTAGGCGTTAACTTCCGCGAGATGGATGAAACCGCTCGTAAAGAGTTAAATGTAGATGATGTGAATGGCTTGTATGTGGCAGATCTTGTTAAAGACGGTGCGGCAGCGGCAGCGGGTATCAAAAAAGGTGATATCATCACCAAGGTAGAAGGTAATACAATCTTTTCATCTTCAGATTTACAGGAACGCGTAGCACGCCTTAGTCCTGGCGATAAGTTGAGACTTACCTACAAACGAGAAGGAAAAGAAAAAGAGGTTACGGTCACCTTGAAAGCACAGGAAGCTAAGAAATCTGCCGAAGAAATCGAAAACAGCAAGAGCGCAACGGAGATTTTCAATAAGCTCGGTGCAAGCTTTACCCCAGCTAACGATGCACAGAAGAAGAAATTTGGTGCAAACTCGGGCGTGGTAATTACACAGGTACATCGTGGTGGGATGTTTGAATACTTTGGCGTGGAAAAAGGACTTATCGTTACCCATGTCAACGGTAAGCCGGTCAACAATGTTGATGATGTTGAATCAGCATTGGCGGCGACAAAACGCAACATCGTGCGTATCACAGGTGTTTCTGAAGGAGGAACAGTTGAGTTCAACTTTCCGGTTGAATATTAA
- a CDS encoding DEAD/DEAH box helicase, with translation MQQIDTKLPFKLVYSLGEHPYLGFLIEPHVVQLNPNGSYSLSYKRIFTNTVGDFASALQDDDYQIIKLLDEIEQTNIIKRYNKKAMRPVDFFGKIFDQKIYDYIRPKIEQKMLSVLERIKGKPLFLMSKDGYPADQELKLAEQPMSILFHFRRNEEETRYFPTLKYDGQRIDFMYKGAQVVVNKQAWLLLENTLYHFDQEMDGKKLSPFLHKRYIAVPRSTERKYFEAFVTGLVEKYNVYAEGFEIKTHRENASPVLKLFYVASGESFVQLSFNYGPYEFSAGSQHPVTVRLEHQEEVDHYIFHRIKRSLEWEQRQANYLEGHGLEKKDALFGSYVLPEGNASILEWLNNSKEQLIEQGFIIKQAKGEKTIFIGKTSLEITIEESNDWFDIQAVAYFGPYEIPFLDLREHILNRNREFILPNGEIAIIPEEWFSQYEHLFQFATKKDSLKLSKTHIGLVYELSENTQVSFHRKLEQLLNFEQIEDAALPEAFQGELRPYQRAGYNWFHFLQRYKFGGCLADDMGLGKTVQTLALLQQQKEELKGSDHAKVSLLILPTSLIYNWQKEAEKFAPQLRILLHTGSNRLKDPYGFTHFDLVITTYGIARSDEEMLAKSFFNYIILDESQHIKNPTSKSFRAIKGLKSRHKLALSGTPIENSVADIWSQMHFSNPGLLGSYSYFQKEFVTPIEKKKDEDKAARLQAIIKPFILRRTKDQVAKELPPKTEQTIYCEMLDEQAELYESTKSEYRNAILDNALKQQGKGNQIILLQGLTKLRQIANHPLMLDQQRDMPSGKFDAVIEMIDSVSSEGHKVLIFSQFVKHLQLFKSYFERKGKAYAYLDGSTRDRAEAVSTFKEKADINLFLISIKAGGVGLNLTEADYVFILDPWWNPAVEQQAIDRSHRIGQTKNVFIYKFISKDTVEEKILALQNRKRAISSALITTEESFVKSLSTEDIQELLR, from the coding sequence ATGCAACAAATTGACACAAAATTACCATTCAAATTAGTTTATTCGCTGGGAGAACATCCTTACTTGGGTTTCCTGATTGAGCCACATGTGGTTCAACTTAACCCAAACGGTTCTTATTCACTCAGCTACAAACGAATCTTCACCAATACCGTTGGTGATTTTGCGTCGGCCTTGCAAGATGACGATTATCAGATCATTAAACTGCTCGACGAGATCGAACAAACCAATATCATTAAGCGGTATAACAAAAAAGCGATGCGCCCTGTAGATTTCTTCGGAAAAATCTTTGATCAGAAGATCTATGATTATATCCGTCCGAAGATTGAACAAAAGATGCTGTCGGTATTGGAAAGAATAAAAGGGAAGCCGTTATTTTTGATGAGTAAAGATGGCTACCCCGCCGATCAGGAGTTAAAACTCGCCGAACAGCCGATGTCTATCCTTTTCCATTTTCGGAGAAACGAAGAAGAAACACGCTACTTTCCAACGTTGAAATATGACGGACAGCGGATAGATTTCATGTACAAAGGGGCGCAGGTAGTCGTCAACAAACAAGCTTGGCTTTTGCTAGAAAATACGCTCTATCATTTCGATCAAGAGATGGACGGCAAAAAGCTAAGCCCTTTTCTTCATAAACGATACATCGCTGTTCCACGATCCACAGAGCGGAAATATTTTGAAGCCTTCGTCACTGGCCTTGTCGAAAAGTACAATGTATATGCGGAAGGCTTTGAGATTAAGACCCACCGCGAAAATGCTTCTCCCGTACTAAAACTATTCTATGTAGCGTCTGGGGAATCATTTGTGCAGCTGTCTTTCAACTACGGCCCCTACGAATTTTCCGCCGGATCCCAACATCCTGTCACCGTTCGTTTGGAGCATCAAGAAGAAGTTGACCACTATATCTTTCACCGTATAAAACGATCGCTGGAATGGGAGCAGCGACAAGCCAACTACTTGGAAGGGCATGGCCTCGAAAAAAAGGACGCCCTATTTGGCAGCTACGTCTTGCCGGAAGGCAATGCTTCTATACTGGAGTGGCTGAACAACAGCAAAGAGCAATTGATCGAACAAGGCTTCATCATCAAACAGGCCAAGGGGGAGAAAACCATATTTATCGGAAAAACTTCTTTGGAGATAACCATTGAAGAGAGCAATGACTGGTTTGACATTCAAGCAGTGGCCTACTTCGGTCCCTATGAAATTCCATTTCTAGATCTACGAGAGCATATTCTCAACAGAAACAGAGAATTTATATTGCCGAATGGCGAGATAGCCATCATTCCTGAAGAGTGGTTTTCGCAATATGAGCATCTTTTTCAGTTTGCAACCAAGAAAGATAGCTTGAAACTCAGCAAAACACATATCGGACTTGTTTATGAACTGTCAGAAAATACGCAGGTGTCTTTTCACCGCAAGCTGGAGCAGCTTTTAAACTTCGAGCAGATCGAGGATGCAGCACTTCCTGAGGCATTTCAAGGAGAGTTGCGCCCCTATCAACGAGCAGGCTACAATTGGTTTCACTTTCTCCAGCGTTACAAATTCGGGGGATGCCTAGCTGACGATATGGGTCTCGGAAAAACCGTGCAAACCTTAGCGCTGCTGCAACAGCAAAAAGAAGAATTGAAAGGTAGTGATCATGCAAAGGTATCTCTACTGATTCTCCCTACCTCACTGATTTACAACTGGCAAAAAGAAGCCGAAAAATTTGCACCGCAACTCCGGATACTACTCCATACGGGTAGTAACCGATTAAAAGATCCATACGGATTCACACATTTCGACTTGGTTATCACCACCTATGGCATCGCACGTAGCGACGAGGAGATGTTGGCAAAATCATTCTTCAACTATATTATTTTGGATGAAAGCCAACACATAAAAAATCCGACATCCAAATCATTCAGAGCCATTAAAGGTTTAAAAAGTCGACATAAGTTGGCCCTCAGTGGTACTCCTATAGAAAACTCGGTGGCCGATATTTGGTCGCAGATGCATTTTTCCAATCCCGGTTTACTTGGTTCTTACAGCTATTTCCAAAAAGAGTTCGTAACGCCCATTGAGAAAAAGAAAGATGAAGACAAAGCTGCTCGACTGCAGGCCATCATTAAACCCTTCATCCTACGCCGCACGAAAGATCAGGTAGCAAAAGAACTTCCGCCAAAAACCGAGCAGACCATCTATTGCGAAATGTTGGACGAACAAGCAGAGCTCTACGAAAGCACAAAGTCGGAATACAGAAATGCCATCTTGGACAACGCCTTAAAACAACAAGGAAAGGGAAACCAAATCATCCTTCTTCAAGGCTTAACCAAGTTAAGGCAGATAGCCAATCATCCGCTCATGTTGGATCAACAGCGGGACATGCCCTCGGGCAAGTTCGATGCTGTCATCGAGATGATAGATTCCGTATCTTCGGAAGGCCATAAAGTGCTTATTTTTTCGCAGTTTGTGAAACATTTGCAACTGTTTAAATCCTACTTTGAAAGAAAAGGAAAAGCTTATGCTTATCTGGATGGAAGCACTCGCGATCGTGCAGAAGCCGTTTCCACATTCAAGGAAAAAGCAGACATCAACCTGTTCCTTATCTCTATAAAAGCAGGGGGTGTAGGATTAAATCTAACCGAAGCTGATTATGTTTTCATCTTGGATCCATGGTGGAACCCAGCCGTTGAGCAGCAAGCTATCGATCGATCGCACCGCATTGGACAGACGAAGAACGTTTTCATCTACAAATTCATTAGCAAGGATACCGTTGAAGAAAAGATCTTGGCATTACAAAATAGAAAACGTGCCATATCTTCCGCGTTGATCACCACCGAGGAAAGCTTTGTGAAATCGCTATCCACTGAAGATATACAAGAACTACTGCGTTAG
- the dapF gene encoding diaminopimelate epimerase, translated as MSEKLFFSKYQGAGNDFILVDNRTGFFDRSNVDLVKSLCDRRFGIGADGLMLLQDIKNFDFEMVYFNADGREGTMCGNGGRCIVAFARDLGLINDNTAFLAVDGSHEAKIQREQVDLGMINVSTTARDGAAYIINTGSPHYIQFVEDLKNLSVYDAGYAIRNNDTYREAGINVNFIEQESDGGYFVRTFERGVEDETLACGTGATAAAMAVALANGLEGHLEIPIRVLGGQLYISFHRAGDLFTDVRLKGPAQFVFSGKI; from the coding sequence ATGAGTGAAAAATTATTTTTTTCAAAATATCAAGGCGCAGGGAATGATTTCATTCTAGTGGACAACAGGACAGGTTTTTTCGATCGTTCCAACGTTGATTTAGTTAAAAGTCTTTGCGATCGGCGATTTGGAATCGGCGCAGACGGTCTTATGCTACTTCAAGATATAAAAAACTTTGATTTCGAGATGGTGTACTTTAATGCTGATGGCCGCGAAGGAACAATGTGCGGAAACGGAGGTCGATGTATCGTAGCCTTTGCTCGTGACCTTGGACTGATTAACGATAACACTGCCTTTTTGGCAGTAGATGGCAGCCATGAAGCCAAAATACAACGTGAACAAGTAGATTTGGGCATGATAAACGTCAGCACGACCGCCCGCGATGGTGCTGCATATATCATTAACACCGGCTCTCCTCATTATATTCAATTCGTGGAAGACCTGAAAAATCTATCCGTATATGATGCTGGCTATGCTATCCGCAATAACGACACTTATCGTGAAGCAGGCATCAATGTGAACTTTATCGAACAAGAGTCCGACGGCGGTTACTTTGTACGCACCTTCGAACGTGGCGTGGAAGATGAAACGCTAGCCTGTGGAACAGGAGCAACTGCTGCAGCCATGGCCGTCGCGCTAGCAAACGGACTTGAAGGGCATTTAGAAATTCCCATTCGCGTCCTTGGCGGACAGCTTTATATTAGCTTCCACCGAGCCGGAGACTTGTTTACCGATGTGCGCCTGAAAGGACCAGCACAGTTTGTTTTTAGCGGAAAAATCTAA
- a CDS encoding peptidylprolyl isomerase has product MSQISRKIILLCCVVFLAGQVGAKTPIFHYVRITTDKGTCLLKLYNETPKHRDNFVRLVREGYYDSLLFHRVIDHFMVQGGDPDSRHAAEKQALGNGGPDYTIPAEIQEGLIHKKGTIGAARDDNPAKQSSASQFYLVQGRVFTNAGLDSLEQIRMKGKKLTAAQRQAYTTIGGTPHLDGNYTVFGELLQGLETVDSIAEVKTDERDRPISNVRMSMVVLPKREALNLERKAAGLAPKSGFFTKIADLFSSQKY; this is encoded by the coding sequence ATGAGTCAAATTAGTAGAAAAATTATCCTGCTTTGTTGCGTGGTGTTTTTGGCAGGACAGGTCGGTGCGAAAACGCCGATTTTCCATTATGTGCGGATAACGACCGATAAGGGAACCTGCTTGCTGAAGTTGTATAATGAGACACCAAAACATCGAGATAACTTTGTGCGCCTCGTTCGGGAAGGCTATTACGATAGCTTGCTTTTCCATCGGGTGATCGATCATTTCATGGTGCAAGGTGGAGATCCCGATTCAAGGCATGCTGCGGAGAAACAAGCATTGGGAAATGGTGGTCCGGATTACACTATTCCAGCGGAAATACAGGAAGGCTTGATTCATAAGAAAGGGACGATTGGCGCAGCAAGGGATGATAATCCTGCCAAGCAGTCTTCGGCGTCACAGTTTTATTTGGTGCAGGGAAGGGTGTTCACCAACGCAGGATTAGATTCATTAGAGCAGATACGGATGAAAGGCAAGAAGCTCACAGCAGCACAACGACAAGCGTACACGACTATTGGAGGAACTCCACACCTTGACGGAAACTATACCGTTTTTGGGGAGCTTTTGCAAGGCCTAGAAACCGTCGATAGTATTGCTGAGGTTAAAACGGATGAGCGGGATCGTCCGATCAGCAATGTGCGGATGTCGATGGTTGTGCTACCGAAGCGGGAAGCCCTGAACTTGGAGCGAAAGGCTGCCGGATTGGCACCTAAAAGCGGATTTTTTACTAAAATTGCGGATCTTTTTTCTTCTCAAAAATACTAA
- a CDS encoding low molecular weight protein-tyrosine-phosphatase, which translates to MKILMVCLGNICRSPLAHGILAHLVKEQGLDWTIESAGTGDWHIGQGPDKRSVAVAKKYGVDISAQRARLFAYDFFDQYDHIFVMDENNYWDVLALARNEDDQKKVHMFLLDGIVPDPYFDATQFEPVYHMIADRCQDLIEELKKEG; encoded by the coding sequence ATGAAGATTTTAATGGTATGTTTGGGAAATATCTGTCGTTCCCCTTTGGCTCATGGTATATTGGCACATTTGGTCAAGGAGCAGGGGCTCGATTGGACGATCGAATCGGCAGGTACTGGAGATTGGCATATCGGGCAGGGCCCAGATAAGCGCTCGGTAGCGGTCGCGAAAAAGTATGGCGTTGATATTTCAGCACAGCGTGCTCGATTGTTTGCTTACGATTTTTTCGATCAGTACGACCATATTTTCGTGATGGATGAGAACAACTATTGGGACGTGCTCGCCTTGGCACGTAATGAAGACGACCAAAAGAAAGTGCACATGTTTTTGCTCGATGGCATTGTTCCTGATCCGTATTTTGATGCTACTCAGTTTGAGCCGGTGTACCATATGATTGCGGATCGTTGTCAAGATCTCATCGAGGAATTAAAAAAAGAAGGCTAA